One part of the Ignisphaera cupida genome encodes these proteins:
- a CDS encoding DNA-directed RNA polymerase subunit N, with product MIIPVRCFTCGYPIGAKWEEFRKRVENGENPSKVLDDLGIKRYCCRRMMISHIELFKQVIKYGNVK from the coding sequence TTGATAATACCAGTTAGATGCTTTACCTGTGGTTATCCAATAGGTGCTAAGTGGGAGGAGTTCAGAAAGCGTGTTGAGAATGGTGAAAATCCTTCAAAAGTCTTGGATGATCTTGGAATAAAGAGATATTGTTGTAGAAGAATGATGATATCCCATATAGAATTGTTTAAACAGGTAATAAAGTATGGAAATGTAAAGTAG
- a CDS encoding 30S ribosomal protein S11 has product MSFGSRELKWGIAHIYASFNNTIIHITDISGAETVAKGSGGMVVRADREKPSPYAAMMVAYRVAQESMEKGVTAIHIRVRAPGGHGPKIPGPGAQAAIRALARAGFIIGRIEDVTPIPHDTTRRPGGRRGRRV; this is encoded by the coding sequence ATGTCTTTTGGAAGTAGAGAACTTAAATGGGGTATAGCACATATTTATGCTTCATTCAATAATACAATAATTCACATAACAGACATTAGTGGTGCTGAAACAGTTGCTAAAGGCTCTGGTGGCATGGTTGTTAGAGCTGATAGAGAAAAGCCAAGTCCTTATGCAGCAATGATGGTTGCTTATAGAGTTGCTCAAGAGTCTATGGAGAAAGGAGTTACAGCAATACATATAAGGGTTAGAGCTCCAGGAGGACATGGACCTAAAATACCAGGGCCAGGTGCACAAGCAGCTATTAGGGCTTTGGCTAGGGCTGGGTTTATTATTGGCAGAATAGAGGATGTTACTCCAATACCACATGACACTACTAGAAGACCTGGTGGTAGACGCGGTAGAAGGGTGTAG
- the rpsJ gene encoding 30S ribosomal protein S10, giving the protein MSSMVRIRLWSTDSNNLNYVVSQIVDIAKKAGVKIRGPVPLPVKRLVVPVPRLPHGEGTKVWDKWELRIHKRIIDVEANEHVIRQIMRVRVPENVYIEIEIRRKQ; this is encoded by the coding sequence ATGTCGTCAATGGTTAGAATAAGGCTTTGGAGCACAGATTCAAACAATTTAAACTATGTGGTTTCACAAATAGTTGACATAGCAAAAAAAGCAGGTGTTAAAATAAGAGGGCCTGTACCACTACCAGTGAAAAGACTTGTTGTACCAGTGCCAAGACTACCACATGGCGAAGGAACAAAGGTTTGGGACAAGTGGGAGCTTAGAATACATAAAAGAATAATAGATGTAGAAGCAAATGAGCATGTAATAAGACAGATCATGAGAGTAAGGGTACCAGAAAATGTATATATAGAAATAGAAATTAGAAGAAAACAATAA
- a CDS encoding 30S ribosomal protein S13: MSSALGGGYRHIVRIAETDIQGDVSLAWGLARVKGIGYNMAIAICRKLGLDPNMLVGYLRDEDVAQIEELIKNPIKYGIPSWMLNRRKDYETGVDMHLVSSELIYYARQDIEREIRIRSWKGVRHSLGYKVRGQKTHTTGRVGPVVGVQRKKAAQQQQK, from the coding sequence ATGTCATCGGCTTTAGGAGGAGGCTATAGACATATTGTGAGAATAGCTGAAACTGATATACAAGGTGATGTTAGCTTGGCCTGGGGTTTAGCGAGGGTAAAGGGCATAGGATACAACATGGCTATTGCAATTTGTAGAAAACTTGGTTTAGATCCAAACATGCTTGTAGGATATTTAAGAGATGAGGATGTTGCACAAATTGAGGAATTAATTAAGAATCCAATAAAATATGGTATTCCTAGCTGGATGTTGAATAGAAGAAAGGATTATGAAACTGGTGTTGATATGCATCTTGTTTCTTCTGAGCTCATATACTATGCTAGACAAGACATTGAGAGAGAGATTAGAATTAGGAGCTGGAAAGGAGTGAGACATTCACTAGGTTATAAAGTAAGAGGGCAAAAAACGCATACAACTGGGCGTGTAGGACCTGTTGTTGGTGTTCAAAGAAAGAAAGCTGCTCAGCAACAGCAAAAGTGA
- a CDS encoding DNA-directed RNA polymerase subunit D: MNISVREWSNEAIELFVDEAPLPLLNAIRRYSLAKVPTYAIDEVTVVSNTSAMFDEILAHRLAMVPLRSEESIDKLSSIDVTTCEKCSLDSEEKPPKDVCEKCFVNMFIEVEAHDSEVTVYSRDIKSEDPYVKPVFDNIPIVILAPGQRIALEIRARIGRGLEHAKWSPATVAVNRNLANIEIDKNTCDVCGKCVEVCPKKVLYIDGSEVKIRNIFDCTICRQCVYVCPHKAIAVEGLKNKNILRIESSGSLEPETIVRLSLEILKQEISLIQKFIETLKKGGGMWGEQDPQTIY, translated from the coding sequence TTGAATATATCAGTTAGGGAGTGGAGCAACGAGGCTATAGAGCTTTTTGTTGATGAAGCTCCACTACCATTGTTAAATGCTATCAGGAGATATTCTCTTGCAAAGGTTCCTACATATGCCATAGACGAAGTTACTGTAGTGTCCAACACCTCGGCAATGTTTGATGAGATTCTTGCCCACAGACTTGCAATGGTTCCTTTGAGAAGTGAGGAAAGTATTGATAAGCTATCGTCAATTGATGTAACAACATGTGAGAAATGCTCTTTGGATTCGGAGGAGAAGCCTCCTAAGGATGTATGTGAAAAATGCTTTGTTAATATGTTCATTGAAGTGGAGGCACACGATAGTGAGGTAACAGTTTATTCAAGAGATATAAAATCTGAAGATCCATATGTAAAGCCTGTTTTCGATAATATACCAATAGTTATTCTTGCACCAGGACAGAGAATAGCTCTTGAGATTAGAGCTAGAATTGGTAGAGGTCTAGAGCATGCAAAATGGAGTCCTGCAACAGTTGCTGTTAACAGGAATTTAGCAAATATTGAAATAGATAAGAATACATGTGATGTATGTGGGAAATGCGTTGAGGTATGCCCTAAAAAAGTGCTTTACATAGATGGTAGTGAAGTTAAGATAAGAAATATTTTTGATTGTACAATATGTAGGCAATGTGTGTATGTGTGTCCGCATAAGGCTATAGCTGTTGAGGGCTTGAAGAATAAAAATATTTTAAGGATAGAGTCTAGTGGTTCTTTAGAACCTGAGACTATAGTTAGATTATCTCTCGAAATATTGAAGCAGGAAATCTCGCTTATTCAAAAATTTATTGAGACACTGAAAAAAGGTGGTGGAATGTGGGGAGAACAGGACCCACAAACTATATATTAA
- a CDS encoding 30S ribosomal protein S4 → MGDPRKSRRKWESPGHPWIKSRLEAEIELLGTYGLRNKRELWIAETMLRRIKHLARSLLALPEDEREKRFHQLVTRLYNIGVLSTPNATITDILNLSVESILERRLQTIVWRKGLAKTIHQARQFIVHGHIAIRGRRVTSPGYLVSREDEKYINFYPNSPYAKTKVVEAS, encoded by the coding sequence ATGGGTGATCCAAGGAAATCTAGAAGAAAATGGGAATCGCCTGGCCATCCATGGATAAAATCAAGGCTGGAAGCAGAAATAGAGTTGCTTGGTACCTATGGTCTTAGAAATAAGAGAGAGCTTTGGATTGCTGAAACAATGCTTAGAAGAATTAAGCACTTAGCCAGGTCACTACTTGCTTTACCTGAGGATGAAAGAGAGAAGAGATTTCATCAACTAGTTACAAGACTTTACAACATAGGTGTTTTGTCAACACCTAATGCAACTATTACAGATATTCTCAATCTATCTGTTGAATCTATATTAGAGAGAAGACTACAGACGATTGTGTGGAGAAAAGGCCTTGCAAAAACGATTCATCAAGCTAGGCAATTTATAGTTCATGGCCATATAGCCATAAGGGGAAGAAGGGTCACATCACCTGGCTATCTAGTAAGTAGAGAAGATGAAAAATACATAAACTTTTATCCGAATTCACCATATGCAAAAACCAAAGTTGTTGAAGCATCTTAG
- a CDS encoding 50S ribosomal protein L18e, with translation MGRTGPTNYILRKTIRELRKAAKANRVNIWRYVAELLEKPARRRIVVNVYKINKYTVDGDVVVVPGKVLGIGKLDHKVTIAAISFSKNAVEKIMSVGGRAIHVLELVKENPTGSRVKVII, from the coding sequence GTGGGGAGAACAGGACCCACAAACTATATATTAAGAAAAACTATTAGAGAGCTTAGAAAAGCAGCTAAAGCTAATAGGGTAAATATTTGGAGGTATGTTGCTGAACTACTTGAGAAACCAGCTAGGAGAAGAATTGTGGTAAATGTTTACAAAATAAATAAGTATACTGTAGATGGAGATGTTGTAGTTGTTCCTGGCAAGGTTCTTGGGATAGGCAAGCTAGATCATAAAGTAACTATTGCAGCCATAAGCTTTTCTAAAAATGCTGTAGAAAAAATTATGAGTGTTGGTGGTAGAGCTATTCACGTTCTTGAGCTTGTTAAGGAGAATCCTACTGGGAGTAGGGTAAAGGTGATAATATGA
- a CDS encoding 50S ribosomal protein L13: MRVIEVSSKELYTNVLSRNIQELVIDADSMVLGRLASIVAKLALMNIKIHVVNVEKAVLTGDKNRVIEGYKLLFNVKTHKNPYRHAIHRPRNPVTLFKKTVKNMLPKHNWRGVEALKNIKAYIDIPSSFQEKDVVKIVDISIYNREAEKYITLAELAKALGWHQKV, from the coding sequence ATGAGAGTTATTGAAGTATCCTCAAAAGAACTGTATACAAATGTGTTGTCTAGGAATATTCAGGAACTTGTTATTGATGCAGATTCGATGGTGCTGGGGAGATTGGCAAGCATAGTTGCAAAGCTTGCACTTATGAATATAAAGATTCATGTTGTTAACGTTGAGAAGGCTGTGTTAACAGGCGATAAGAACAGGGTTATTGAGGGCTATAAACTGCTATTTAATGTGAAAACGCATAAGAATCCCTATAGACATGCTATTCACAGACCTAGAAATCCGGTAACATTATTTAAGAAAACTGTGAAGAACATGCTTCCAAAACATAATTGGAGAGGTGTAGAGGCGCTCAAGAATATAAAAGCATATATAGATATTCCATCTAGTTTCCAGGAAAAGGATGTTGTAAAAATTGTTGATATATCTATATATAACCGAGAGGCAGAAAAATACATTACATTAGCTGAGCTAGCTAAGGCATTGGGTTGGCATCAGAAGGTGTAA
- a CDS encoding 30S ribosomal protein S9, translating into MSQEKQEINVLGAYPQLVAGKKIVLSVGKRKTAIARAVIRPGQGRFKVNGVPVELWPIELAKLKMMEPLNLLSESLRNAVDIDVQVEGGGVMAQAYAVRTAVARGLVIYFENPVIKKLFSEYDRSMLAGDPRQTESEKWMRYSARRFRQKSYR; encoded by the coding sequence ATGTCTCAAGAAAAGCAGGAGATAAATGTATTGGGAGCATATCCTCAGCTAGTTGCCGGAAAGAAAATTGTTCTTAGTGTAGGAAAGCGAAAAACAGCAATTGCACGAGCTGTTATAAGACCTGGGCAAGGAAGATTTAAAGTTAATGGTGTTCCTGTTGAGCTTTGGCCAATAGAACTAGCTAAGCTGAAAATGATGGAGCCTTTAAATCTTTTGAGTGAAAGTCTTAGAAATGCTGTTGATATAGATGTTCAAGTAGAAGGAGGTGGTGTTATGGCACAGGCATATGCAGTTAGAACAGCTGTTGCAAGAGGACTTGTGATATATTTTGAGAACCCAGTTATAAAAAAACTTTTTAGTGAGTATGATAGATCCATGTTGGCTGGAGATCCAAGACAAACAGAATCCGAGAAATGGATGAGATATAGCGCTAGAAGATTTAGACAGAAATCATATAGGTGA